One Microbispora sp. ZYX-F-249 genomic window carries:
- a CDS encoding ABC transporter permease, with protein sequence MNFLADFFGDASRWSGPDGIPVRLLEHLEFSAAAFLVAALIAVPLGMLIGHTGRGALVVVVAANAARALPTLGLLVLVVLLAGVGTVLPVLIPLIVLAIPPILVNTYEGVRGVDADLRDAAYGMGLRGRQVLFRTLTPVALPLILLGLRLAAIQVVSTATVAAFVGLGGLGRFIIDGLATKTYASVIGGAVLVAALALAVQFAFLLLDRVVVSPGVRQVR encoded by the coding sequence GTGAACTTCCTGGCCGACTTCTTCGGCGACGCGTCGCGCTGGTCCGGGCCCGACGGCATCCCCGTCCGGCTGCTGGAGCACCTGGAGTTCTCGGCGGCGGCCTTCCTCGTCGCGGCGCTGATCGCCGTGCCGCTCGGCATGCTCATCGGACACACGGGCCGCGGCGCGCTGGTCGTCGTGGTCGCGGCGAACGCCGCCCGGGCGTTGCCGACGCTCGGGCTGCTCGTGCTCGTGGTGCTGCTGGCGGGCGTGGGGACCGTGCTGCCGGTGCTGATCCCGCTGATCGTGCTGGCGATCCCGCCCATCCTGGTGAACACGTACGAGGGCGTGCGGGGGGTGGACGCCGACCTGCGCGACGCCGCGTACGGCATGGGCCTGCGCGGGCGGCAGGTGCTGTTCCGGACGCTGACCCCGGTCGCGCTGCCGCTGATCCTGCTGGGCCTGCGCCTGGCGGCCATCCAGGTCGTCTCGACCGCCACCGTCGCGGCGTTCGTCGGCCTGGGCGGGCTCGGCCGCTTCATCATCGACGGCCTGGCGACCAAGACCTATGCGAGCGTCATCGGGGGAGCGGTCCTGGTGGCCGCCCTCGCCCTGGCCGTCCAGTTCGCCTTCCTCCTCCTGGACCGGGTGGTCGTCTCGCCCGGAGTCCGCCAGGTCCGCTAA
- a CDS encoding ABC transporter substrate-binding protein produces MRRIFGVAAVALTAALTLSACGGSDPLSSTATAAPTASGSGGAAPVKVVVGSFDFPESVLLASMYAQALQAKGVTVEEKPNIGSREVVYDQVKSGGLTVLPEYVGSLLAFVDKSSTAKTKDEIVAGLKAKLPPELELLEPAAAEDNNSLTVTKATADKYKLTTIEDLAKVAKDFVVGGPPEFKQRQEENFKSVYGLEFKQWKPTGATTADAIKSGTVQVGNVFTTDPKIVLNDLVPLQDNKNAFGSENITPLVFKAGVDDTVTSTLNAVSAKLDTQTLVGLMKRIAVDKDDPPVVAKDWLTQNGLV; encoded by the coding sequence ATGAGGCGTATCTTCGGCGTCGCGGCGGTCGCGCTGACCGCGGCGCTCACGTTATCGGCCTGCGGGGGCTCCGACCCGCTGTCCAGCACGGCGACCGCCGCTCCAACGGCCTCCGGCTCGGGCGGCGCCGCCCCCGTGAAGGTCGTCGTCGGCTCCTTCGACTTCCCCGAGAGCGTCCTGCTCGCCTCGATGTACGCCCAGGCCCTCCAGGCCAAGGGGGTCACCGTGGAGGAGAAGCCGAACATCGGCAGCCGCGAGGTGGTCTACGACCAGGTCAAGAGCGGCGGGTTGACCGTGCTGCCCGAGTACGTCGGGTCGCTGCTGGCCTTCGTCGACAAGTCGAGCACGGCCAAGACCAAGGACGAGATCGTCGCCGGTCTCAAGGCCAAGCTGCCGCCTGAGCTGGAGCTGCTGGAGCCGGCCGCGGCCGAGGACAACAACTCCCTCACCGTCACCAAGGCCACGGCCGACAAGTACAAGCTGACGACCATCGAGGACCTCGCCAAGGTGGCCAAGGACTTCGTGGTCGGCGGGCCGCCGGAGTTCAAGCAGCGGCAGGAGGAGAACTTCAAGAGCGTCTACGGCCTGGAGTTCAAGCAGTGGAAGCCCACCGGGGCGACCACCGCCGACGCGATCAAGAGCGGCACGGTCCAGGTGGGCAACGTGTTCACCACCGACCCCAAGATCGTGCTGAACGACCTCGTGCCGCTGCAGGACAACAAGAACGCCTTCGGCTCCGAGAACATCACGCCCCTCGTCTTCAAGGCCGGGGTGGACGACACCGTGACCTCCACGCTCAACGCGGTCTCCGCCAAGCTGGACACCCAGACGCTGGTCGGCCTCATGAAGCGGATCGCCGTCGACAAGGACGACCCGCCCGTGGTCGCCAAGGACTGGCTCACCCAGAACGGCCTGGTGTGA
- a CDS encoding SGNH/GDSL hydrolase family protein has translation MRHTQVKAALAALAVTATLLPGAADAATAPGATAAPKPAPAVPAKTHTAGRVEVAGGSVRYSWPGVYFEGRFRGTGVGIAIDDAVNDYDVQVDGVTVATLVTPGRTTYWVRNLSHGVHGVRLVKRTESPWSAGRFDGFVAVPGGAILPGPADRRRQIEFIGDSYTAGYGNMSATRDCPAPGQVDRNTNADVSFGALTARGLGADYQINAFSGRGMVRNYNGIEPGTDYRTYYDRALIGVPGDVWKNPGTWHPQLIMIGLGINDFSTAINPGEPWTPESLVAAYTAAYHGFIDKLRARYGKRAIIVVSATYMSNTTAFADAARQIVQDRNERGDDRVRYWYYDNTDLDYGGCDWHPSAHDHQIISRRLDDFIATLPLRW, from the coding sequence GTGCGACACACACAGGTGAAAGCGGCGCTGGCCGCGCTGGCGGTGACCGCCACGCTGTTACCGGGGGCCGCCGACGCGGCCACCGCGCCCGGGGCGACGGCGGCGCCGAAACCGGCGCCGGCCGTGCCGGCGAAGACGCACACCGCCGGCCGGGTCGAGGTGGCCGGCGGCTCGGTGCGGTACAGCTGGCCGGGCGTCTACTTCGAGGGCCGCTTCCGCGGCACCGGGGTCGGGATCGCGATCGACGACGCGGTCAACGACTACGACGTCCAGGTCGACGGCGTCACGGTCGCCACGCTGGTGACCCCCGGCCGCACCACCTACTGGGTCAGGAACCTGAGTCACGGCGTACACGGCGTGCGGCTCGTCAAGCGCACGGAGAGCCCGTGGTCCGCCGGCCGGTTCGACGGATTCGTCGCGGTCCCCGGCGGCGCCATCCTGCCCGGACCGGCCGATCGCCGCCGGCAGATCGAGTTCATCGGCGACTCCTACACCGCCGGCTACGGCAACATGTCCGCCACCCGCGACTGCCCCGCCCCGGGCCAGGTTGACAGGAACACCAACGCCGACGTCAGCTTCGGCGCCCTCACCGCCCGCGGCCTCGGCGCCGACTACCAGATCAACGCCTTCTCCGGCCGCGGCATGGTGCGCAACTACAACGGGATCGAGCCCGGCACCGACTACCGCACCTACTACGACCGCGCCCTCATCGGCGTGCCCGGAGACGTGTGGAAGAACCCGGGCACCTGGCACCCGCAACTGATCATGATCGGCCTCGGCATCAACGACTTCTCCACCGCGATCAACCCGGGCGAGCCGTGGACGCCGGAATCCCTGGTCGCCGCCTACACGGCCGCCTACCACGGCTTCATCGACAAGCTGCGCGCCCGGTACGGCAAGCGCGCGATCATCGTGGTCAGCGCCACCTACATGTCCAACACCACGGCGTTCGCGGACGCGGCGCGGCAGATCGTCCAGGACCGCAACGAGCGGGGCGACGACCGGGTCCGCTACTGGTACTACGACAATACGGACCTGGACTACGGCGGCTGCGACTGGCACCCCTCGGCCCACGACCACCAGATCATCTCCCGGCGGCTCGACGACTTCATCGCCACGCTTCCGCTCAGGTGGTGA
- a CDS encoding Cof-type HAD-IIB family hydrolase has product MIRWIVTDLDGTLVGRDLAMVPASRDALRRFLAAGGEVVIATGRMELSARPFYDELGLDGAAILYNGARTVDLGTGAVLRSRHLPPGAWRTLLEMFGDLPEGVYPVAFCGGEALAVHDVPQLRDYARRDGIALRDPGDWKALPAGEITKCMLIGDPLPELTIPGTVTVRSEATYLEVLPEDATKGSALRALAASRGVPLEQIAAVGDNPNDIDMIAAAGLGVAVGDGHPDVRAAADVVVGACADGAVAQVVELALSG; this is encoded by the coding sequence GTGATCCGCTGGATCGTGACCGACCTGGACGGCACGCTCGTGGGACGCGACCTCGCCATGGTGCCCGCCAGCAGGGACGCGCTGCGCCGCTTCCTCGCCGCGGGCGGGGAGGTGGTCATCGCGACCGGGCGGATGGAGCTGTCGGCCCGGCCGTTCTACGACGAGCTGGGGCTCGACGGGGCGGCGATCCTCTACAACGGCGCCCGTACGGTGGACCTCGGCACGGGAGCGGTGCTGCGCTCCCGCCACCTGCCGCCGGGCGCGTGGCGGACGCTGCTGGAGATGTTCGGCGACCTCCCGGAGGGCGTGTATCCGGTGGCGTTCTGCGGCGGAGAGGCCCTGGCCGTGCACGACGTGCCGCAGTTGCGGGACTACGCCCGGCGCGACGGCATCGCCCTGCGCGACCCGGGTGACTGGAAGGCCCTGCCCGCCGGTGAGATCACCAAGTGCATGCTGATCGGCGACCCGCTCCCCGAGCTGACGATCCCCGGCACCGTGACGGTCCGATCCGAGGCCACCTACCTGGAGGTGCTGCCGGAGGACGCGACCAAGGGCTCGGCGCTGCGCGCGCTCGCCGCCTCCCGGGGAGTGCCGCTGGAGCAGATCGCCGCGGTCGGGGACAACCCCAACGACATCGACATGATCGCGGCGGCCGGGCTCGGGGTCGCGGTCGGCGACGGCCACCCGGACGTCCGGGCCGCCGCGGACGTCGTGGTCGGCGCCTGCGCCGACGGCGCCGTCGCCCAAGTGGTGGAGCTCGCCCTCTCCGGCTGA
- a CDS encoding inositol monophosphatase family protein, with translation MDLNTSRELAAIAVRAARSVGDMLRHAFRSRPEITTKRDFHDPVTEHDKAAEARIREVIDRLCPGSVVVGEEGGVRGEGEVRWYVDPIDGTANFAAGLPFFCTSIAAAVGDEVVAGVVYDPVRDDEYSASLGGAFCNGVPLRSSGARTDREAVLLSSYPTPRDLTTEGEEALRRFARVQHAFATTRRPGSAALKLAHVAAGWSDIAHGTNINAWDVAAGSLLVERAGGVFLPLSGSVFTPGGYVACVGGFDLAGSVMAEVFPDIAAAVTTGAAS, from the coding sequence ATGGACCTGAACACCTCACGTGAGCTGGCCGCCATCGCGGTCAGGGCGGCCAGATCGGTCGGCGACATGCTCCGCCACGCCTTCCGCTCCCGGCCCGAGATCACCACCAAGCGCGACTTCCACGACCCGGTGACCGAGCACGACAAGGCGGCCGAGGCACGCATCCGGGAGGTCATCGACCGCCTGTGCCCCGGAAGCGTGGTGGTCGGCGAGGAGGGCGGCGTGCGCGGCGAGGGCGAGGTCCGCTGGTACGTCGACCCCATCGACGGCACCGCGAACTTCGCGGCCGGGCTGCCGTTCTTCTGCACCTCGATCGCCGCCGCCGTGGGCGACGAGGTGGTGGCGGGCGTCGTCTACGACCCGGTGCGTGACGACGAGTACTCCGCCTCGCTCGGCGGGGCCTTCTGCAACGGCGTGCCGCTGCGCAGCTCCGGGGCCCGCACCGACCGGGAGGCCGTGCTCCTGTCGAGCTATCCCACCCCGCGCGACCTCACGACGGAAGGCGAGGAGGCGCTGCGCCGGTTCGCCCGCGTCCAGCACGCCTTCGCCACCACCCGCCGTCCCGGCAGCGCCGCGCTGAAGCTCGCGCACGTCGCCGCGGGCTGGTCCGACATCGCGCACGGCACGAACATCAACGCCTGGGACGTCGCGGCCGGGTCGCTCCTGGTCGAGCGGGCGGGCGGGGTGTTCCTCCCGTTGTCCGGCAGCGTCTTCACCCCCGGCGGCTACGTCGCCTGCGTCGGCGGGTTCGACCTCGCCGGGTCGGTGATGGCCGAGGTCTTCCCGGACATCGCGGCCGCGGTCACCACGGGAGCGGCTTCGTGA
- a CDS encoding HAD family hydrolase, protein MIRPVALLLDFGGVIVETTRRPSWAAELAAEVHGMLVRAGFHGLTAEEVETDIRAGARADTYWKDSTSRRFAPEEMTHREFWADYVGGDWPEQARALVTAEATPMCRRMGELRSGRKIRPGMEELLAACWAHGVTPAVVSNALCGAVHRDFMTTAGLDRQVAVQVYSDEVGVRKPNPEMIWIACRALGADPAQVWYVGDNYDRDVVCGARAGVGATVLMVSGSTDKIPYRVRQSPQATVEDPRGLLTLLEETWT, encoded by the coding sequence GTGATCAGGCCCGTGGCGCTGCTGCTGGACTTCGGCGGCGTGATCGTGGAGACCACCCGCCGCCCGTCCTGGGCGGCCGAACTGGCCGCCGAGGTACACGGCATGCTCGTGCGCGCCGGCTTCCACGGGCTCACGGCGGAGGAGGTCGAGACCGACATCCGGGCGGGCGCGCGCGCCGACACGTACTGGAAGGACTCCACCTCCCGGCGCTTCGCGCCCGAGGAGATGACGCATCGCGAATTCTGGGCCGACTACGTCGGGGGCGACTGGCCCGAGCAGGCCCGCGCCCTGGTGACCGCCGAGGCGACCCCTATGTGCCGCCGGATGGGCGAGCTGCGCAGCGGGCGCAAGATCCGGCCGGGGATGGAGGAGCTGCTGGCCGCCTGCTGGGCGCACGGCGTCACTCCGGCGGTCGTCAGCAACGCCCTGTGCGGCGCCGTCCATCGCGACTTCATGACGACGGCCGGGCTCGACCGCCAGGTGGCCGTGCAGGTCTACAGCGACGAGGTCGGCGTGCGCAAGCCCAACCCCGAGATGATCTGGATCGCCTGCCGGGCCCTGGGCGCCGACCCCGCCCAGGTCTGGTACGTCGGCGACAACTACGACCGCGACGTGGTGTGCGGCGCCCGCGCCGGAGTCGGGGCGACCGTCCTGATGGTCTCCGGCAGCACCGACAAGATCCCCTATCGCGTGCGCCAGAGCCCCCAGGCGACCGTGGAGGACCCGCGCGGCCTGCTGACCCTTCTGGAGGAGACATGGACCTGA
- a CDS encoding ABC transporter ATP-binding protein, with amino-acid sequence MPAITLTGVAKSYGGGEHAVKNLDLIVPDGAFMCLLGPSGCGKTTTLRMIAGLEQPTAGTIAVGDRVLDSVERGLYVPPEKRGMGLVFQNYALWPHLSVRDNVEFGLRMRKVPAPERRARAEAALKMVHVDAAMDRYPSQLSGGQQQRVALARMLAVNPSVLLLDEPLSNLDARLRLEMRAELKRIHEESGATIVFVTHDQLEALTMATDVAVMNEGELQQVAAPMDMYDRPANRFVAEFVGSPPMAIVDIGPSPAGLAGSLLRFAESRLPDGSPTAVGIRPEALRLGRPPGATWCEEAVVEAVLPAGSSWTVRLRVLGTELYAVSYAPVEAAPGDVVTCWTERMHLFGADGARLAAWDGMGAVA; translated from the coding sequence ATGCCAGCGATCACGCTGACCGGAGTCGCCAAGAGCTATGGCGGCGGCGAGCACGCCGTGAAGAACCTCGACCTCATCGTCCCCGACGGCGCGTTCATGTGCCTGCTCGGGCCCTCCGGCTGCGGCAAGACCACGACCCTGCGCATGATCGCCGGTCTGGAGCAGCCCACGGCCGGCACCATCGCCGTCGGTGACCGCGTGCTCGACTCGGTCGAGCGCGGCCTGTACGTCCCGCCGGAGAAGCGCGGCATGGGCCTGGTCTTCCAGAACTACGCGCTGTGGCCCCACCTGTCCGTGCGCGACAACGTGGAGTTCGGCCTGCGCATGCGCAAGGTGCCCGCCCCCGAGCGCAGGGCCAGGGCCGAGGCCGCCCTCAAGATGGTGCACGTCGACGCCGCCATGGATCGCTACCCCTCCCAGTTGTCCGGCGGCCAGCAGCAGCGCGTCGCGCTCGCCCGCATGCTCGCCGTCAACCCGTCGGTGCTGCTGCTCGACGAGCCCTTGTCGAACCTCGACGCCCGCCTGCGCCTCGAGATGCGGGCCGAGCTCAAGCGCATCCACGAGGAGTCGGGCGCGACGATCGTCTTCGTCACCCACGACCAGCTGGAGGCCCTCACCATGGCCACCGATGTCGCGGTGATGAACGAGGGCGAGCTGCAGCAGGTGGCCGCGCCGATGGACATGTACGACCGGCCCGCCAACCGCTTCGTCGCCGAGTTCGTCGGCAGCCCGCCCATGGCGATCGTCGACATCGGGCCGTCCCCCGCGGGCCTGGCCGGGTCGCTGCTGCGCTTCGCCGAGTCCCGCCTGCCGGACGGTTCCCCCACCGCCGTCGGCATCCGGCCCGAGGCGCTGCGCCTGGGACGGCCGCCCGGCGCCACCTGGTGCGAGGAGGCCGTCGTCGAGGCCGTGCTGCCCGCCGGGTCGTCCTGGACCGTACGGCTGCGCGTGCTCGGCACCGAGCTGTACGCCGTGTCCTACGCCCCGGTCGAGGCGGCCCCCGGCGACGTGGTGACCTGCTGGACCGAGCGGATGCACCTGTTCGGCGCGGACGGCGCGCGGCTGGCCGCCTGGGACGGAATGGGGGCGGTGGCGTGA
- a CDS encoding ABC transporter permease: MAVVTKAETPQRPPRSRRLLYRLRVLRHDPTAALGLILVVVLGYLVVAPLVAVLSDAFRLQYGDDAHAGQAVGEWTGYYLWRVFRSQISGLLFWQPLLNTLMVALGTVLFALVLGGGMAWLVTRTNVPGRKWLAGALVIPYMLPSWTFSLAWLTLFKNERAGGQVGFLQAQGVRTPDWLAYGALPIIVTLGLHYYPFVLLLVGNALRRIDAQLVDSARILGAPQRTVVRRIVIPLMLPALSSAVLLVVGRVLGTFGTPYVLGLPADFRVLSTGLFQSIRDRSTGVASVLATVIVIVGVLIVLADTRMTREHRRFVTVGGKGGMDRLSDLRRLRWPAFALGLVVFAVSVLVPVLTLLLSTVTRTPLDLSTLTLDYWFAERLPGAVGFPHGVFRGSELWAAAWNSLRIVGLASVICAVAGLLVGYVVVRGTAPRVAFFLRQVSFLPYLVPGIAFAAASLSLFAVARGPIPALYGTTFLLILVMAVTHLPYSSRSGIAAMTQLGREPEEAAQIAGAPWFQRMRRIIFPIQKGALVTGIVLPFISGLKELSIVVMLTTTGTELLTTLSIGLVDYGYTQLANAVVLVIALVSFTMTYLTQRLTKSSLASGLGG; the protein is encoded by the coding sequence ATGGCTGTTGTGACCAAGGCGGAGACGCCGCAACGACCACCCAGATCGCGCAGGCTGCTGTATCGGCTGCGCGTCCTGCGCCACGACCCGACCGCCGCGCTCGGGCTGATCCTCGTCGTCGTGCTCGGCTACCTCGTCGTGGCGCCGCTGGTCGCCGTGCTGTCCGACGCCTTCCGCCTGCAGTACGGCGACGACGCGCACGCCGGGCAGGCGGTCGGCGAGTGGACCGGCTACTACCTCTGGCGGGTCTTCCGCTCCCAGATCAGCGGGCTGCTGTTCTGGCAGCCACTGCTCAACACGCTGATGGTGGCGCTGGGCACCGTGCTGTTCGCCCTCGTCCTCGGCGGCGGGATGGCGTGGCTGGTGACCCGCACCAACGTGCCGGGGCGCAAGTGGCTGGCGGGCGCGCTGGTGATCCCGTACATGCTGCCGTCGTGGACCTTCTCCCTGGCGTGGCTGACTCTGTTCAAGAACGAGCGCGCCGGCGGCCAGGTCGGGTTCCTCCAGGCGCAGGGCGTGCGCACACCCGACTGGCTGGCGTACGGCGCGCTGCCGATCATCGTCACCCTCGGGCTGCACTACTACCCGTTCGTGCTGCTCCTGGTCGGCAACGCGCTGCGGCGCATCGACGCGCAGCTCGTCGACTCGGCGCGCATCCTGGGCGCGCCGCAGCGCACGGTCGTGCGCCGCATCGTGATCCCGCTCATGCTCCCCGCGCTGTCGTCGGCCGTGCTGCTCGTGGTCGGCCGGGTGCTCGGCACGTTCGGCACGCCGTACGTGCTGGGGCTGCCCGCCGACTTCCGGGTGCTGTCGACGGGGCTGTTCCAGTCGATCCGCGACCGCAGCACCGGCGTCGCCTCGGTGCTCGCCACGGTCATCGTGATCGTCGGGGTGCTGATCGTGCTCGCCGACACCCGGATGACCCGCGAGCACCGCCGCTTCGTCACCGTCGGCGGCAAGGGCGGCATGGACCGGCTGAGCGACCTGCGCCGCCTGCGCTGGCCGGCGTTCGCGCTCGGCCTGGTGGTCTTCGCGGTGAGCGTGCTGGTCCCGGTGCTCACGCTGCTGCTGTCCACGGTCACCCGTACGCCGCTGGACCTGTCGACCCTCACCCTCGACTACTGGTTCGCCGAGCGGCTGCCCGGGGCGGTCGGGTTCCCGCACGGCGTCTTCCGCGGCTCCGAGCTGTGGGCGGCGGCGTGGAACTCCCTGCGCATCGTCGGCCTGGCCTCGGTGATCTGCGCCGTCGCCGGACTGCTGGTGGGATACGTCGTCGTGCGCGGGACGGCGCCGCGCGTCGCCTTCTTCCTCCGCCAGGTCTCCTTCCTGCCCTACCTCGTGCCCGGCATCGCGTTCGCCGCCGCGTCGCTGTCGCTGTTCGCCGTGGCCCGCGGCCCGATCCCCGCGTTGTACGGCACGACGTTCCTGCTGATCCTGGTGATGGCGGTGACCCACCTGCCGTACAGCTCGCGTTCGGGCATCGCGGCGATGACCCAGCTCGGCCGCGAGCCGGAGGAGGCCGCGCAGATCGCCGGGGCGCCCTGGTTCCAGCGGATGCGGCGGATCATCTTCCCGATCCAGAAGGGCGCGCTCGTGACCGGGATCGTGCTGCCGTTCATCTCCGGGCTCAAGGAGCTCAGCATCGTGGTCATGCTCACCACGACCGGCACCGAACTGCTCACGACACTGTCGATCGGCCTCGTGGACTACGGATACACCCAACTCGCCAACGCGGTCGTCCTGGTCATCGCGTTGGTCTCCTTCACCATGACGTACCTGACCCAGCGGCTGACCAAGAGCAGCCTGGCGTCCGGCTTAGGAGGATAG
- a CDS encoding DUF47 domain-containing protein — MTGARGRGRRFARAWDDLRGRSARRVVDLVRGQIAVARDGAGLARATATGETDRPAARARMAEVEHEGDAARAELVETLLRVLATPIDREDLFRLSRSIDDVLDHLRDYVRETDLFGPEDLGFAVEPLQAVTDGLAELDAAVLKMLDDPGSVTVAVLATRKCCNRLRQLCQARLAELFSGPLRMETLRERELLARLDAVGRRLGEAADALADAMLKRSH; from the coding sequence GTGACCGGCGCACGCGGGCGCGGCCGCCGGTTCGCGCGCGCCTGGGACGACCTGCGGGGGCGGTCGGCACGGCGCGTGGTCGACCTGGTCCGCGGGCAGATCGCCGTCGCGCGGGACGGCGCCGGGCTCGCCCGCGCCACGGCCACCGGCGAGACGGACCGGCCGGCCGCGCGGGCCCGGATGGCCGAGGTGGAGCACGAGGGGGACGCGGCCCGGGCCGAGCTCGTGGAGACCCTGCTCCGGGTGCTCGCCACCCCGATCGACAGAGAGGACCTGTTCCGGCTCTCCCGGTCCATCGACGACGTCCTCGACCACCTGCGCGACTACGTACGCGAGACCGACCTGTTCGGGCCGGAGGACCTCGGCTTCGCGGTCGAGCCGCTGCAGGCGGTCACCGACGGCCTGGCCGAGCTGGACGCCGCCGTGCTGAAGATGCTCGACGACCCCGGCTCGGTGACCGTCGCCGTGCTCGCCACCCGCAAGTGCTGCAACCGTCTGCGACAGCTCTGCCAGGCCCGGCTCGCCGAACTCTTCAGCGGCCCGCTGCGGATGGAGACGCTGCGCGAGCGCGAGTTGCTGGCCCGCCTCGACGCGGTGGGCCGGCGGCTCGGTGAAGCCGCCGACGCGCTCGCCGACGCCATGCTCAAACGCAGCCACTGA
- a CDS encoding inorganic phosphate transporter, with the protein MGWTLAFAAAAVLFTLISGANDGATLIGLGLRFPRSPGWTAAVLLTAALFAGPYVLGVTVARTFTERLAGLDTGQGAAAFLAGVAVAVTVVAVLTGRGLPTSLTLAVIGGITGAGLGAGLPVAWRGVAAVLAVGAGAPLAGLVLGYLLGTASRRVPSYQRMSRLVGAAHLLAYAAQCLAYAVNDGQKMIAVASVAIGVGRGGLGGVGPVDVPPVWMAVLAALFLAGALAGLPRVGARLGRGLVITRPLHVVSAETAATGAVLGSSALGSPVSMTQSITAGVVGVAASEGARRVRWQAVVNMGTAWLVTLPSSLVLGCLAGLTLRLA; encoded by the coding sequence ATGGGGTGGACGCTCGCGTTCGCCGCGGCGGCCGTGCTCTTCACGTTGATCAGCGGGGCCAACGACGGGGCGACCCTGATCGGGCTCGGGCTGCGCTTCCCCCGCTCACCGGGCTGGACGGCCGCCGTCCTGCTCACCGCGGCCCTGTTCGCCGGGCCGTACGTGCTGGGCGTCACGGTCGCGCGGACGTTCACCGAACGGCTGGCCGGGCTGGACACCGGGCAGGGGGCGGCGGCCTTTCTGGCCGGAGTGGCGGTGGCCGTGACGGTGGTCGCGGTCCTGACCGGCCGCGGCCTGCCCACGAGCCTCACGCTCGCCGTGATCGGCGGTATCACCGGCGCCGGGCTCGGCGCGGGGCTGCCGGTGGCGTGGCGGGGGGTGGCAGCCGTCCTGGCGGTCGGGGCCGGAGCGCCGCTGGCCGGGCTGGTCCTCGGCTACCTGCTCGGGACGGCGTCCCGCCGGGTGCCGTCCTACCAGCGGATGTCCCGGCTCGTGGGCGCCGCCCACCTGCTGGCGTACGCGGCCCAGTGCCTGGCGTACGCGGTGAACGACGGCCAGAAGATGATCGCGGTCGCGAGCGTGGCGATCGGCGTGGGCCGCGGCGGACTCGGCGGGGTCGGCCCTGTCGACGTCCCGCCGGTGTGGATGGCGGTCCTCGCGGCGCTCTTCCTCGCCGGGGCGCTGGCGGGCCTCCCCCGGGTAGGCGCCCGGCTCGGCCGCGGCCTGGTCATCACCCGGCCGCTGCACGTCGTCTCGGCGGAGACGGCGGCAACCGGCGCCGTGCTCGGCAGCTCGGCCCTCGGCAGCCCGGTGAGCATGACCCAGTCCATAACGGCCGGCGTCGTCGGCGTGGCGGCGAGCGAAGGAGCACGGAGGGTGCGATGGCAGGCAGTGGTGAACATGGGAACGGCGTGGCTGGTCACACTGCCGTCGTCGCTGGTGCTGGGCTGCCTCGCGGGGCTGACGCTCAGGCTGGCGTGA